Proteins found in one Fusarium oxysporum Fo47 chromosome V, complete sequence genomic segment:
- a CDS encoding Isochorismatase-like protein, which yields MSTAGVAFRTLLGIEPSTASTSDSVLVIIDAQNEYAIGKLKIENIEASRPVIASLLKKYRAVNAPVVHVVHITPSGAPVFTPNTELAEEFDELKPAEGEKVVEKSHPGSFTGTDLQEVLTATGRSKIVLVGYMAHVCISTTARQGAERGWDILVAEDAVGDRNIPGADAQELKKVALREIADAFGTIVQSKDIN from the exons ATGTCTACTGCAGGGGTCGCTTTCCGCACTTTGCTCGGCATCGAGCCTTCTACTGCTTCTACCAGCGACAGCGTTCTGGTCATTATCGATGCCCAAAACGAGTATGCAATTGGAAAGCTCAAAATCGAAAATATCGAGGCCTCGCGTCCTGTTATCGCCTCTCTACTGAAGAAGTACCGTGCTGTCAACGCACCTGTCGTCCACGTTGTTCATATCACACCATCGGGGGCGCCTGTTTTCACCCCTAATACAGAGCTTGCCGAGGAGTTCGACGAGTTGAAACCTGCGGAGGGCGAGAAAGTGGTCGAGAAGTCGCACCCGGGCTCTTTTACCGGAACGGATTTGCAAGAAGTCTTGACTGCTACTGGTAGGAGCAAGATAGTGCTTGTCGGCTACATG GCCCACGTCTGCATTTCAACTACTGCTCGTCAAGGCGCTGAGCGAGGATGGGACATTCTGGTGGCCGAAGATGCGGTTGGCGATAGAAACATCCCCGGCGCCGACGCTcaagagttgaagaaggtgGCTCTTCGCGAGATCGCCGACGCCTTTGGTACCATTGTTCAAAGCAAGGATATCAACTAG
- a CDS encoding major facilitator superfamily transporter yields the protein MAAGQRSSQAGRQSQLSTISRGHSTARDDAQLGHELMNTRIQDTGSLPAEDRKTEESRYGWVIVVLVFLINAHTWGLIGSYSIFLAYYLHSGVLNDPNPLTLAFAAGLSFSTALLAAPLVTRLSPWIGTRPTVMIGVFIQAGGLIAASFSTKIWHLVLAQGLLFGAGVGLIVNVTVSIVPQWFVARRSFAVALTTAGSGTGGLIYSLSIQRMIDSLGVSWAFRILAFVSFVVNGSATLFLRDRNHALGSVHKGFNTGLFRRTDFCLFLAWGFFSQFGFGITIFSMSDFAQTMGFTSQQGSYASAAFNLSQAVGRPLIGLASDRFGRLNVAGISTLAASISTLLIWTLAGKSFAGTIVYTLFGAFASNMWTTVAPVAAEVVGLQTLPSALSIFWIVLVLPTTFAEPIAVSLKTEGTNAYLEVQLFVGFMYLAAFISMWLLRAYIFQQTTQTSSHREDSRSLNQTGYKERLEILYHRSFTLGKI from the exons ATGGCCGCTGGACAACGCTCCAGTCAAGCTGGAAGACAGAGCCAACTTTCAACTATCTCACGGGGGCATTCAACAGCTCGAGACGATGCTCAGCTGGGGCATGAATTAATGAATACACGCATTCAAGACACTGGATCTCTGCCAGCCGAGGATCGGAAGACAGAAGAATCGAGATATGGATG GGTTATCGTAGTTTTGGTCTTCTTAATCAACGCCCACACCTGGGGGTTGATTGGG TCTTATTCCATCTTCCTTGCGTATTACCTACACTCAGGGGTATTGAACGATCCAAACCCCTTGACTTTGGCATTCGCAGCAGGTTTGTCGTTTTCTACTG ctcttcttgctgctcCGCTTGTTACTCGTTTGAGCCCTTGGATTGGCACGAGACCTACTGTCATGATCGGAGTCTTTATTCAAGC GGGTGGGCTTATCGCAGCTTCTTTCAGCACCAAAATATGGCATCTGGTCCTAGCCCAGGGTCTACTGTTTGGAGCGGGCGTGGGCTTGATTGTCAACGTCACCGTCAGTATTGTTCCGCAATGGTTCGTTGCCCGACGTTCCTTTGCTGTAGCTTTGACTACGGCGGGCTCTGGCACTGGCGGTTTGATCTACTCTTTGAGCATACAGCGCATGATTGATTCTCTAGGAGTGTCGTGGGCATTTCGCATTCTTGCGTTCGTATCGTTCGTGGTCAATGGGTCAGCCACTCTGTTCCTCCGAGATCGCAACCACGCCCTCGGTTCAGTTCATAAGGGTTTCAATACAGGTCTTTTCAGAAGGACTGATTTTTGTCTCTTTCTTGCCTGGGGGTTTTTCTCTCAGTTTGGCTTCGGAATCACCATCTTCTCAATGTCCGACTTTGCACAAACCATGGGTTTTACCTCCCAGCAGGGCTCCTACGCAAGCGCCGCTTTCAACT TGTCCCAAGCTGTCGGGCGACCTCTCATCGGCTTGGCCAGCGACCGCTTTGGCAGACTCAATGTTGCTGGCATTAGCACTTTAGCTGCGAGTATTTCCACACTACTGATCTGGACTCTGGCCGGCAAATCATTTGCTGGTACAATAGTCTACACGCTCTTTGGCGCTTTCGCTAGCAACATGTGGACAACAGTCGCCCCAGTAGCGGCCGAGGTTGTGGGCCTCCAGACACTACCTTCTG CTTTATCAATTTTTTGGATAGTTCTCGTGTTACCGACAACATTCGCCGAACCGATTGCGGTATCCTTGAAAACAGAGGGCACCAATGCCTATCTTGAGGTTCAGCTATTTGTAGGATTCATGTACCTGGCCGCATTCATTTCAA TGTGGCTTCTGCGGGCTTATATATTCCAACAGACGACCCAGACTTCCAGCCATCGAGAAGACTCACGCTCGCTTAACCAAACTGGATATAAGGAAAGACTGGAAATTCTATATCATAGGTCATTTACCCTGGGAAAGATTTAA
- a CDS encoding putative C6 finger domain protein — translation MSASSPSADTGGPTRAHKRCRRNSTSTGDDRQAPKQRAQRITMACERCRMKKLRCMGGHPCSGCQRAKAECDFGNRAWESQQNSSLTNQRLAQLEKTIAGLVIDISHLARTQPAGVHIESSARASPSQPQYQPSLGSSVNPTGASHHVSAVEEARDVPCLGTPPLSDAQTTAVVPQMSFASESHPSPLAPNQVADMRPELIRSPSVDSRTSERLESRWDALQKNTAPFPPLMSHPTAWSGKPSNTSPDDSASQVALGMTHYKAQVHLHSEPLSEGIVSEVVARALFTLFFQKCHPSFPLLQTSTDLKGYFDQIRSSSPFLLTSILAVAGRYYTGYRGTQLGISELPPIAATSLGALADLACAHLGFVLFRKQHQLADVQAVLLLSVWIPRGRGQSADQWMVSGLCTRLAYRIGIPDLIESPAVLRLVNSPNLDVNDVREIENILPQWHTWLVINQYDTSLSLGFGRPHMLALPHASPRQYLAMARKLGSSARIDLTAAAYVTSLVELSAITTDLITGLRNARLQSILCQGDSQPDTTVWTRVWTLLSDLNPRLDEWQRQWTWGGSYDAIALGTYTKLVTIYGEHARLCLNSVSLNLILSNANEESQQDKMPYLARACEAAISIVQNQVDPSGPEPFVRYGADYIVLILCQAAVFLVRMLAARFNQTLPIEKPVLLHYLKTAIDLMESNDISTTGICGWMVQLIRDLARYAGASLDNEGDTINNSLTVPDLNFQDAEWDFDVGILLGQTMPAGETGLDLSGCFDFAQSFYPQHPESMVHGRPNSD, via the exons ATGTCGGCCAGTTCACCTTCAGCAGATACAGGGGGCCCAACCCGGGCCCATAAGCGTTGCCGTCGTAACTCAACCTCGACTGGGGACGATCGGCAAGCACCCAAGCAGCGAGCACAGCGCATTACTATGGCATGCGAGCGATGTCGGATGAAAAAGCTCCGCTGTATGGGCGGCCATCCCTGCAGTGGGTGCCAGCGAGCTAAGGCCGAATGTGACTTTGGCAACCGGGCATGGGAGTCTCAGCAGAATAGCTCCCTAACGAATCAACGACTTGCCCAGCTTGAGAAGACAATTGCAGGATTGGTAATTGACATAAGTCACTTGGCTCGTACACAGCCAGCAGGCGTCCATATTGAGTCTTCTGCGCGCGCCTCGCCATCCCAACCTCAATATCAACCCAGTTTGGGTTCGTCAGTCAACCCGACAGGCGCCAGTCATCATGTATCtgcagttgaagaagccagagacGTTCCTTGCTTGGGAACTCCGCCTTTATCTGATGCACAGACAACTGCAGTGGTTCCACAAATGTCGTTCGCGTCAGAATCTCATCCCAGCCCTCTTGCTCCAAACCAAGTGGCGGATATGAGGCCTGAATTAATCCGCAGCCCTTCTGTCGATTCGAGAACGTCAGAAAGGCTCGAGAGCCGTTGGGACGCTTTGCAAAAGAATACGGCGCCTTTCCCTCCCTTGATGTCTCACCCTACTGCATGGTCTGGTAAGCCGTCAAATACCAGCCCTGATGATTCGGCGAGCCAGGTCGCTCTCGGTATGACGCACTACAAGGCTCAGGTACACTTGCACAGTGAACCACTCTCAGAAGGCATCGTTAGTGAGGTAGTAGCGAGGGCACTTTTTACCTT GTTCTTTCAGAAATGCCATCCATCTTTTCCCCTCCTTCAGACGTCTACGGACCTCAAAGGCTATTTTGATCAAATCCGATCCTCATCACCATTTCTATTGACTAGTATACTTGCAGTTGCCGGTCGTTATTACACTGGTTATCGAGGGACGCAGCTTGGCATATCAGAATTACCGCCCATCGCAGCTACATCCCTTGGTGCCCTCGCCGATCTTGCATGTGCACACCTAGGTTTTGTTCTTTTCCGCAAACAGCATCAGTTAGCAGATGTGCAAGCTGTGTTGCTGCTCTCCGTATGGATACCACGCGGCAGAGGTCAATCGGCAGATCAGTGGATGGTTTCAGGGCTATGTACCCGCTTGGCGTATCGGATTGGAATACCCGACTTGATTGAGAGTCCTGCTGTTCTACGTCTAGTCAACTCACCCAACCTCGACGTTAACGATGTGCGCGAAATCGAGAACATTCTACCACAGTGGCACACTTGGTTGGTTATTAATCA GTACGATACGTCGCTTAGTCTTGGGTTCGGCCGACCCCACATGTTGGCTTTGCCGCATGCAAGTCCTCGACAATATCTTGCCATGGCACGCAAGCTGGGATCTTCAGCTCGAATTGATCTGACGGCTGCAGCATACGTTACTAGTCTGGTAGAGCTTTCCGCT ATAACTACCGATTTGATTACAGGTCTACGCAACGCTCGCTTGCAATCAATTCTCTGTCAAGGCGACTCTCAGCCTGATACCACGGTATGGACTAGGGTTTGGACCCTTTTATCCGACCTTAATCCGCGATTAGATGAATGGCAACGCCAATGGACATGGGGTG GTTCTTACGATGCTATTGCCCTGGGGACATATACCAAACTGGTGACGATCTATGGAGAACACGCGCGATTGTGCCTAAACTCCGTTTCATTAAACCTCATCTTGTCCAATGCAAATGAAGAGAGCCAGCAGGATAAGATGCCGTACCTAGCAAGAGCTTGCGAAGCAGCAATTTCCATCGTTCAAAATCAAGTCGACCCGTCTGGTCCAGAGCCGTTTGTTCGATATGGCGCGGAT TATATAGTCCTCATACTCTGCCAAGCTGCTGTATTCTTGGTCCGAATGCTGGCTGCCCGGTTCAACCAGACTCTACCAATTGAGAAGCCTGTCTTGCTGCACTACCTAAAAACTGCCATCGACCTCATGGAGTCAAACGACATATCCACAACCGGGATCTGTGGCTGGATGGTCCAATTGATTCGCGACCTCGCGCGTTATGCGGGCGCCTCCCTTGATAATGAAGGCGATACGATAAACAACAG CTTGACAGTGCCAGATCTCAACTTCCAAGACGCAGAATGGGACTTTGATGTAGGCATCCTTCTAGGCCAAACCATGCCGGCCGGAGAAACAGGCCTGGACCTTAGCGGATGTTTTGACTTTGCCCAGTCCTTTTACCCTCAGCACCCAGAGTCTATGGTCCACGGGAGGCCGAACTCTGATTGA
- a CDS encoding and other transporter-domain-containing protein, translating to MSVTTPGGSPQAFSLQTGGISGNRHEVGQRDPVPQVRMFPEHLGVCLPLGLSISILTVLVPSVINNTHRLWYKDPCLKRNITECLGLCLVIFYLGYDASLLNSLQAITAWQEFLDYPRGPVLGLYTAILYLPSILTAYLGDFVSQNYGRRLALALGSCLVLVGSFINALAVNPGMWIAGRTIMGAGGGIAKVAAPALIQEVAHPRLRPMLASCYYPFFYFGSLLSALLCFAGLYIPGGWSWRMPSMIQVLGPSLVLATLISCPESPRWLVYKNRLAEACDVLSKHHANGVADDPLVQWELAEIQAAIEEERFRSQPSYLSFFRTVGNRKRLVVILSLCIGSNWVGNGIISYYLTPVLRSVGITSPLQIMLLTSGLAIWNLILAFGAALNVERFGRRPLFLVSITGMLICYCLVMGFSAGFSYTKKASLGIAVIPSLFLYYGFYDIAWTPLPVPYTAEILPFELRTKGLAIFTSVGTMANAFNQFVNPIALQAISWKYYAVYIVILFFYLAFAYFMYPETKHRTIEEVSMIFDVRNADHELHQLADQKIDKKTTQTFEHHEGR from the exons ATGTCCGTCACTACCCCAGGGGGTTCCCCACAGGCTTTTAGCCTCCAAACCGGGGGAATTTCCGGAAATCGCCACGAGGTAGGTCAACGTGACCCCGTCCCCCAAGTTCGGATGTTCCCCGAGCACCTTGGGGTTTGTCTCCCTCTCGgcctctccatctccataCTTACTGTTTTAGTGCCTAGTGTAATAA ATAATACCCATAGACTTTGGTACAAAGACCCTTGTCTCAAGAGAAACATTACAGAATG TTTGGGACTGTGTCTTGTTATATTCTACCTT GGTT ACGATGCAAGCCTTCTCAATAGCCTCCAAGCCATAACCGCATGGCAGGAATTCCTCGATTACCCCAGAGGCCCAGTCCTGGGGCTATACACCGCAATCTTGTATCTCCCATCGATCTTGACTGCGTATTTGGGTGACTTTGTGTCCCAGAACTACGGACGGAGGCTTGCCCTGGCCTTGGgatcttgtcttgtcttggttGGCAGCTTCATAAATGCCCTTGCAGTAAACCCTGGGATGTGGATTGCTG GGCGGACCATCATGGGAGCCGGTGGAGGAATTGCCAAGGTCGCAGCCCCAGCGCTCATCCAAGAAGTTGCCCATCCTCGATTGAGACCGATGCTCGCTTCTTGCTACTACCCGTTCTTCTACTTTGGTTCTCTTCTTTCGGCGCTACTATGCT TTGCCGGCCTATATATTCCTGGCGGCTGGTCGTGGAGGATGCCGTCAATGATTCAAGTTCTGGGACCTTCTCTAGTCCTCGCTACCCTGATCAGCTGCCCTGAATCTCCCCGA TGGCTCGTCTATAAAAACAGGCTGGCTGAGGCATGCGACGTGCTGAGCAAGCATCATGCCAATGGCGTAGCTGATGATCCTCTCGTCCAATGGGAGCTAGCTGAAATTCAAGCCGCAATCGAAGAAGAGCGCTTCCGCAGTCAGCCATCGtatttgagcttcttcaggaCGGTTGGAAACCGCAAACGTCTTGTTGTTATCCTATCCCTGTGCATAGGGTCGAATTGGGTTGGTAATGGTATAATATCCTA CTATCTTACACCAGTACTTCGTTCTGTTGGTATTACGTCCCCGTTGCAAATTATGCTCCTGACATCCGGTCTCG CGATCTGGAACCTCATCTTGGCATTCGGTGCTGCACTCAACGTAGAGCGTTTTGGTCGTCGTCCACTGTTTCTTGTGTCCATTACTGGTATGCTTATATGCTACTGCTTGGTAATGGGATTCTCAGCTGGCTTCTCCTATACTAAAAAGGCCAGCCTGGGGATTGCCGTAATTCCCTCCTTATTCCT GTATTACGGCTTCTACGACATCGCCTGGACGCCTCTGCCAGTCCCATATACAGCTGAGATTCTACCTTTCGAGTTGCGTACTAAGGGGCTCGCTATCTTTACTTCTGTTGGAACCATGGCCAACGCCTTTAATCAATTTGTGAACCCAATTGCTTTACAGGCCATCTCATGGAAATA TTACGCAGTCTACATTGTGATTCTATTCTTCTACTTGGCCTTTGCGTATTTTATGTACCCGGAAACTAAGCACCGTACCATTGAAGAGGTCTCGATGATCTTCGATGTTCGAAATGCTGACCATGAACTCCATCAGCTCGCAGACCAGAAGATTGACAAAAAGACCACACAAACATTCGAGCATCATGAAGGGAGATAA
- a CDS encoding beta-lactamase superfamily domain-containing protein gives MSPTNFNTTVHITHLTTATSILEIDGVNFITDPVFADAPAEYDITDIMPEGTQKTILKYDEGPALKLNQIPPVDVVLLSHEDHIDNLDDEGRKLLDGRRVITTPDGARNLAPRPGVFAIKPWETLTMNLNGVEWQITGIPCVHLPGGEVTGFILHNKNLGTSPEGLPNAVYFTGDTVLLPEHYEIAKRFHIVVALMNLGDARFPVAGRDEPLQITMGGEDAAKLFRGLKADTLVPIHYESWHHFTQHGEQLKKAFEKEGIANRICWMVPGERKQVV, from the coding sequence ATGTCGCCCAccaacttcaacaccactgtCCACATCACCCACTTGACTACCGCAACATCAATCCTTGAGATCGATGGCGTCAACTTCATCACGGATCCTGTCTTCGCTGATGCTCCCGCTGAGTACGACATTACCGACATCATGCCTGAGGGCACTCAGAAGACAATCTTGAAGTACGATGAGGGCCCAGCTCTGAAGCTCAACCAGATCCCACCCGTCGATGTCGTTCTTCTGAGCCACGAAGACCACATCGACAACCTGGATGACGAGGGccgcaagcttcttgacggTCGCCGGGTCATCACCACGCCAGACGGAGCCAGGAACCTGGCCCCCCGGCCTGGTGTTTTTGCCATCAAGCCGTGGGAAACCTTGACCATGAACCTGAACGGTGTCGAGTGGCAGATCACTGGAATTCCCTGCGTCCATCTTCCCGGTGGAGAAGTCACTGGATTTATCCTTCACAACAAAAACCTCGGAACCAGCCCCGAGGGCCTTCCTAATGCTGTCTACTTCACTGGAGACACTGTCCTCCTGCCCGAACACTATGAGATTGCCAAGCGATTCCATATTGTGGTTGCTCTGATGAACCTGGGTGACGCAAGGTTCCCGGTTGCAGGACGTGACGAGCCACTTCAAATCACCATGGGCGGTGAGGATGCTGCAAAGCTTTTCCGTGGCCTCAAGGCCGATACCCTGGTGCCCATTCACTACGAGTCGTGGCATCACTTCACCCAGCACGGGGAGCAACTCAAGAAGGCCTTCGAGAAGGAGGGCATCGCAAACAGAATCTGTTGGATGGTTCCCGGAGAGCGAAAGCAGGTCGTATGA
- a CDS encoding beta-glucosidase-like protein encodes MANTGMDRSFLTASVEDLVDHMSLAEKVSLIAGEDWWRSVALPRLNIPSVKVTDGPNGARGQSFFKMTPAVVLPNATAMAATFSSTLPTEAARLLAAETKARSSVCLLAPTINICRSPLGGRSFESFSEDPTLSGIIAAEYIKGLQSHGISAAIKHFLANDQEHERMGQDSIIAPRALREIYLRPFQIAQARAAPWSYMTSYNKLNGTHCAEHDWLLKDLLRGEWGFEGLVMSDWMGTYSVAEAINAGLDLEMPGKPRWRQLQLVRHSINAHKILPETLNERVVTLLRWVQKLSALNPDIVYGRDDSIEWTRKENQEEDAALVRRIASEGIVLLKNETSTLPIVRGKVAVIGPNAKNGVITGGGSARLRPAWRVTPWQGLVDNKPDDIELSYTLGCKGSKFLPVFGEEFTSMDGVTPGFNMLHYAIVDGKQASQPAVSEVWNNSDIMLADFKHPDLGDDYFTEIQALFMAPTTGDWQFEVSVTGQAWVYLDDELVADLSQEQKRTSSFFGNGGNGTIITVAVVKDKVYKFRLLHDSRKPPLAPGQDSQPLQLIGMKLGSFPVIDEDKAINEAVELAKASDVAVLVVGLDQDWESESYDRPNLSLPLRLNDLVRRVAVEAPDTKKVVILQTGSAVSMPWLENVDSVIWPWYGGNEAGNAIADVVYGKVNPSGRLPITLPKRELDIAANLNFKSARTKTYYEEGIWVGYRHFNARGIEPMYPFGHGLSYTSFEYSDLIVSPSTSASPDEWKISVSAKVTNTGSVPGAHSVHFYTTPPPATSNSLTHPEVTLQGFNKTAVLLPGGSETVTVEMDKYAISHWDELTSVWRAEPGEWHVQIGTNAQTMCAKERFTVPRNFKWIGI; translated from the exons ATGGCCAATACAGGAATGGACCGGTCATTCTTGACCGCGTCCGTAGAAGACCTAGTCGATCACATGTCGCTGGCAGAAAAGGTGTCTCTGATCGCGGGTGAGGATTGGTGGAG GTCTGTTGCCTTGCCTAGACTCAACATTCCTTC TGTGAAAGTTACAGACGGACCCAATGGGGCACGAGGACAGTCATTTTTCAAGATGA CGCCGGCCGTCGTTCTTCCCAATGCCACCGCCATGGCTGCCACCTTTTCCTCAACTCTTCCGACTGAGGCAGCCCGGTTGCTCGCCGCCGAGACCAAGGCCCGCAGCTCTGTCTGCCTGTTGGCGCCTACTATCAATATTTGTCGAAGTCCCCTAGGAGGCAGATCATTTGAGTCTTTCAGCGAAGACCCTACCCTTAGCGGTATCATCGCCGCAGAGTACATCAAGGGTCTCCAGAGCCATGGGATCAGTGCTGCCATCAAACACTTCCTTGCCAACGACCAGGAACACGAACGAATGGGCCAAGATTCCATAATTGCCCCTAGAGCGCTCCGCGAAATCTATTTACGGCCTTTTCAGATTGCACAAGCTCGCGCCGCTCCTTGGTCCTACATGACTTCGTACAACAAGCTTAACGGCACACATTGCGCCGAGCATGACTGGCTCTTGAAAGACCTTCTCCGGGGAGAATGGGGTTTCGAGGGACTGGTCATGTCTGATTGGATGGGCACGTACTCTGTTGCCGAAGCTATCAACGCCGGACTCGACTTGGAGATGCCTGGCAAGCCGCGTTGGCGTCAGCTACAGCTAGTGCGTCACTCGATCAATGCCCACAAGATCCTGCCCGAAACACTCAATGAGCGAGTTGTAACCCTCTTGAGGTGGGTTCAGAAACTTTCTGCGTTGAACCCCGATATCGTCTATGGCCGTGACGATTCCATTGAATGGACGCGCAAGGAGAACCAGGAGGAGGATGCCGCTCTAGTACGGCGCATCGCCAGCGAAGGCATTGTGCTTCTCAAGAATGAGACCTCAACGCTCCCCATTGTGCGCGGAAAAGTAGCCGTAATTGGCCCCAACGCAAAGAATGGTGTCATTACTGGTGGTGGTAGCGCAAGGCTTCGACCAGCCTGGCGTGTCACACCATGGCAAGGCCTAGTAGACAATAAGCCTGATGACATCGAGTTATCGTATACGCTGGGCTGCAAGGGCTCGAAATTCTTGCCTGTTTTTGGCGAGGAGTTTACTAGCATGGACGGTGTCACCCCAGGCTTTAACATGCTGCACTACGCCATCGTCGATGGCAAACAGGCAAGCCAGCCTGCTGTCTCCGAAGTTTGGAACAACTCAGACATAATGCTGGCCGACTTCAAGCATCCAGATCTCGGCGACGACTACTTCACCGAAATTCAAGCTTTATTCATGGCACCAACCACTGGTGACTGGCAGTTCGAAGTGAGTGTTACTGGGCAGGCTTGGGTCTATCTGGACGATGAGCTTGTAGCCGATCTGTCTCAAGAACAGAAGAGaacatcttccttctttggAAATGGCGGCAATGGCACAATCATCACAGTGGCAGTTGTTAAAGACAAG GTTTACAAGTTCCGACTGCTGCACGATTCTAGGAAACCTCCCTTGGCGCCAGGACAGGACAGTCAACCGCTCCAACTCATCGGCATGAAGCTCGGCTCTTTCCCTGTCATTGATGAAGATAAGGCAATCAACGAGGCAGTCGAACTGGCCAAGGCTTCGGATGTCGCTGTCCTGGTTGTTGGATTGGATCAAGACTGGGAGTCGGAAAGTTACGACAGGCCCAACTTGTCTCTGCCTCTCCGCCTAAACGACCTCGTTCGTCGCGTGGCAGTCGAGGCCCCAGACACCAAGAAGGTTGTTATCCTGCAGACTGGTTCCGCTGTATCGATGCCTTGGCTAGAAAACGTCGATTCCGTCATATGGCCCTGGTATGGCGGAAACGAGGCTGGCAATGCTATCGCCGATGTTGTTTACGGCAAGGTAAACCCTTCTGGTAGATTGCCTATCACACTGCCTAAGCGAGAGCTTGACATTGCCGccaacctcaacttcaagtCAGCCAGAACCAAGACATATTATGAGGAAGGTATCTGGGTTGGCTACCGTCACTTCAATGCTCGTGGCATTGAGCCCATGTATCCTTTCGGTCATGGTCTATCATATACATCTTTCGAGTATTCTGACCTCATTGTTTCCCCTTCCACGTCGGCTTCTCCGGATGAGTGGAAGATCAGCGTTTCAGCAAAGGTGACCAACACTGGCTCCGTTCCGGGTGCCCACTCTGTTCACTTCTACACCACCCCTCCGCCTGCGACCTCAAATTCCCTGACTCACCCAGAAGTTACGCTGCAAGGTTTCAACAAGACCGCTGTGCTTTTACCTGGAGGATCCGAAACTGTGACTGTCGAGATGGACAAGT ATGCCATCTCCCACTGGGATGAGCTGACTTCAGTATGGCGAGCTGAGCCGGGCGAATGGCACGTTCAGATTGGGACGAATGCACAAACTATGTGTGCAAAGGAAAGGTTTACAGTGCCCCGAAACTTTAAGTGGATAGGAATCTAG
- a CDS encoding major facilitator superfamily domain-containing protein: MSTTSTVLVVEQSTPARSERFEIDRHRASVLDTESDRAQVPVYSRFTNAEKRGITALLAFCGVLATMSTTSIFAAIPEIVQEYKTTATIVNMSGAIYLVFMGLSSCIWGPAADIFGRRKSYLCSTILFFAFSLGTALSPTLASFFVCRAFTAAQGTAFLILGSSCISDIYHPTERATSLGWFLAGTMFGPAFGPVIGGIVVTYKSWRIIFWMQTSMTGVAVLLTYFLLQETSHNIRASNLKGQGFTNGAKRIWRWANPVTVFKLYACRNLLFVTLASSALVWNMYSLLTPVRYVLNPRLHLTTPLQSGMLYISPGVGYVIGVQIGGRWSDYTVKQWIKKRGYRLPEDRLRSCLLFLGLLLPASMIIYGWMIDKHLGGIPVPVICMFFQGIAQLAAFPSLNAYILDVMQHRSGEASASHYMMRYSLAGVATALCMPMFNHIGVGWMSTVSASLLLVSTTLVYWTIRSGKSWRDAEAMPVEE; encoded by the exons ATGTCGACCACGAGTACCGTCTTGGTTGTTGAGCAGTCGACTCCAGCACGAAGCGAACGATTCGAGATTGACAGACACCGAGCCAGTGTTCTGGACACTGAATCAGACCGTGCACAAGTTCCCGTGTACTCGAGGTTCACCAATGCAGAAAAACGAGGCATCACGGCCCTATTGGCCTTTTGCGGCGTGCTCGCCACAATGTCCACGACTAGTATTTTCGCCGCTATCCCGGAAATTGTCCAAGAATACAAAACCACGGCGACGATTGTTAACATGAGCGGCGCCATATACTTGGTTTTCATGGGCCTATCTTCTTGCATTTGGGGACCAGCGGCTGATATCTTTGGACGTCGCAAG TCTTACCTTTGTAGCACCATCTTGTTCTTCGCCTTCTCTCTTGGCACAGCTCTGTCGCCAACGTTGGCGTCGTTCTTCGTCTGTCGTGCATTCACAGCAGCCCAAGGAACAGCTTTCTTAATTTTAGGGTCCAGTTGCATCTCAGATATCTACCATCCA ACTGAGCGCGCAACGTCTTTAGGTTGGTTCCTTGCCGGAACAATGTTTGGTCCAGCGTTCGGGCCAGTCATCGGAGGTATTGTCGTTACCTATAAATCCTGGAGAATCATCTTCTGGATGCAAACCTCAATGACCGGTGTAGCCGTGCTCTTAACATATTTCCTCCTACAAGAAACTTCTCATAATATACGCGCTAGCAATTTAAAGGGACAAGGATTTACAAATGGGGCCAAAAGAATCTGGCGATGGGCGAACCCAGTCACGGTGTTCAAACTTTACGCGTGCCGTAATCTGTTATTCGTA ACACTTGCTTCCTCTGCGCTTGTATGGAATATGTATTCTCTCTTAACACCCGTGCGTTACGTGCTCAATCCCCGCTTACACCTCACTACGCCTTTACAGTCTGGAATGCTCTATATCTCACCTGGAGTTGGCTATGTTATCGGAGTCCAGATTGGTGGCCGATGGTCAGACTATACTGTCAAGCAATGGATCAAAAAGCGTGGGTATAGACTGCCAGAAGACCGACTCCGCAGCTGCTTGCTATTCCtgggtcttcttctgcctgCTTCCATGATCATTTATGGTTGGATGATTGACAAGCATCTTGGTGGTATACCTGTTCCTGTCATATGTATGTTTTTCCAAGGTATTGCACAGCTGGCCGCATTCCCTAGCCTTAACGCATACATCCTGGATGTGATGCAGCATCGAAGTGGCGAGGCCTCAG CCAGCCACTATATGATGCGTTACTCCCTTGCTGGAGTTGCTACAGCATTGTGTATGCCAATGTTCAATCATATTGGTGTCGGATGGATGTCTACAGTATCTGCTAGTCTGTTACTCGTTTCTACCACGCTGGTCTACTGGACCATTAGATCAGGGAAGAGCTggcgtgatgctgaggcaATGCCTGTTGAAGAATAG